In Halogranum gelatinilyticum, the DNA window GGCGAAAGACGACCCCGAAATCGTCGCCCGCAAGCTGTCGATTCTCGGGACCGACATCGACCGCGAAGCACTCGCGGCCGCTCGCCGCGGCGAGTACGAGACGACGCGGACGACCGACATCGGCGGCGAACTCGACCCCCTGACCGATGCGGCGGCCTACGTCCGCCAGGAGGGCGACCACTTCCGCGTCCGCGACGCGGTCAAACGGATGGTCGAGTTCGAGCGTCACGACCTCATCCGCGACGGGTCGAAGTCCGGCTTCGGGCTCGTGATGTGTCGGAACCTGCTCATCTACATCGACACGGAGTACAAGCAGGCCATCTTCGACACCATCACCGACTCCATCCGGCCGGGCGGCTATCTCGTCATCGGGATGACCGAGTCGCTGCCGCCCGCCTCCCGCGAGGTGTTCACGCCCGTCGACAAACGGCGGCGAATCTACTGCAAGGAGTAACCCAACCCATGTCCCTGTACCAACTCGCACGCGACGGCGACGCCGACGAACTGCTCTCTCGACTCTGGGAGAGCGACAGCGTGGCCGTCCGAACACGCGCGGCGGAACTGCTCGGCGAACTCGCAGACGAGAGCGACCACGAGATCGTCCGCGGCGTCGTCGAGGCCGCAACCGGCGACGACGACGAGGCGGTCCGCGCGGCCGCCATCGACGCGCTCGACGAGATGGGACAGGCAGCCGTCGAACGGCTGCTCGCGGAGCTGACCGGCGTCGACGCCGACGGCGGTGCAGAGTGGGTGACGGCAAAGCGGTTCGCGCAGGCACTCTCGGCCGACCAACCGGAGCTCCGGATGGCCGCGGCCAACGCGCTCGGCCGTCTCGGCGACACGGCCGTCGTCCCTGCACTCGTCGACCGACTGGACGACCCCGAGCCGCGGGTGCGGGCCCGCGTCGCCGCTGCCTGTG includes these proteins:
- a CDS encoding CheR family methyltransferase, whose product is MSRSETDDRGFQRVIKHIADEVDFEPGYYNDAYLGRRITARMRRCKAEDYDSYLTVLRRDDEERDLLLDSLTVNVTNFFRNPEMWEALRPVLRDLTADRRRVTAWSAPCADGREPYSMAMLAKDDPEIVARKLSILGTDIDREALAAARRGEYETTRTTDIGGELDPLTDAAAYVRQEGDHFRVRDAVKRMVEFERHDLIRDGSKSGFGLVMCRNLLIYIDTEYKQAIFDTITDSIRPGGYLVIGMTESLPPASREVFTPVDKRRRIYCKE